AACAAATGGTATGCCAATACTTAGAACTTCAGTAGATCATGGAACAGCTTTTGATATAGCAGGTACTGGACAAGCTACTTCCGTAAGTATGGTAGAAGCCATAATTTTAGCAGCTAAATATTCACCTAAGTTTAAAAAATAAAGTTTATTAATAGTTATAATAAGTTCTAAAGATTCTTATCTTCATTTATATATTATATCTGTATTCTTTAGGTAATATGGAGATAAGAATCTCTTAGAATAATATATAAATTGAAATGTAAATTGATTAAAAGCATATTTTTAGAATTTGAAAATCAGCTAGAAATAATTATAAACTAAAAATTCAGTTTTGATTTTACAGGGGAAACAAATTTATTAAAGCATACATAAAAATTTTTACTAGTTTTTTTAAATACAAATGAATACCTTTACAAAAACAAAAGGAGGAAGAATAATGGGAAACGCAGTAGCAGGAAATCAAATGATATTAGGACTTGTAGTTGGAATCAGCATACTTGTATTTTTAATATTAAAAACTAAAATTCATACATTTTTAGCACTAATTATTGCAGCAGCTACTACTGGACTTGTAGGAGGAATGCCACCTAATAAAATAATTGATTCAATATCTAAAGGTTTTGGGGGAACCTTAGGAAGCATTGGCATAATTATAGGTTTTGGAGTAATGATGGGCCAGATCTTTGAAGTATCTGGTGCAGCAGAAAGAATGGCTAGAACCTTTATAAAGTTTTTAGGTAAAAAAAGAGAAGAATTAGCATTGGCCATAACAGGATTTATAGTATCTATACCTATATTTTGTGATTCAGGATTTATAATTTTAGCACCACTTGCAAAGGCAATTTCTAAGAAAACTAAAAAATCAGTAGTTTCTTTAGGGGTAGCTTTAGGATTAGGACTTGTAATTACTCATAGTTTAGTGCCACCAACACCTGGTCCAGTAGGAGTTGCAGGTATATTTGGAGTAAGTGTAGGAAACTTTATTTTATGGGGAATTCCTTTAGCTATACCTATGGTGATAGCCGGAATGATTTATGGAAAGTATATAGGAAAAAAAATATATCAAATTCCAGGAGAAGAAGAGGATCAATGGATTCGTACAGAATACCAAGAACCAGTATATGACTTTGAACATGATGAGGATGATAAAGAATTACCATCTACATTTATGGCCTTTGCACCAATAATAACACCTATAATATTTATACTTGTAAACACTATATTAGATGTTTTAATTAAACAAAAAACAATAAACCCTAGTGGATTTACTAATATGGTTCAATTTTTAGGGTCACCAATAATTGCTGTTGGAATTGGTCTTGTAATAGCCATATATGGACTGGCAGGTAAATTAAATAAAGAAGAAGTTATAAATGAAATGGAAAAAGGAATAAAATCTGCTGGTATAATAATATTAGTTACTGGTGGTGGTGGAGCTTTAGGCATGGTACTTCGTGACAGTGGTACAGGAGACTATATAGCAAAATCAATTGCAGGCTCTCATATGCCAGTTGTATTAATACCATTTATAATAGCTTCTTTAGTAAGACTTATTCAAGGAAGTGGAACAGTTGCCATGATAACTGCAGCTTCTATAACAGCACCAATCGTTGCAGCATCAAATGTTAATCCAATTTTAGCAGCTCTTGGAGCATGTATGGGATCACTTCTATTCTCATATTTCAATGATAGTTATTTCTGGGTAGTTAACCGTTCTCTTGGAATAAAAGATGCAAAAGAACAAATAAGAGTGTGGTCAGTTACCACTACCATAGCTTGGGCAGTAGGTTTAGTAGAACTTATCTTATTAAGCTTTATTATGTAAAAATTATAAATGCAAAACAATTGGGCGAATTCTATTAAATCTTATTTACATTTAATTGGATATATAATAAAATTTATACAAAAGGATGGACATACTATCATTCCATCCTTTTATCTGATAGCTACCAGCTCTAATACCCCCATCTTCTTCAAAGTGGGAGTAAATAGCTGATACGCCATAGAAATCTGTTTATTAATAAATTATAACGGGAGTTGATTTTATGAAAAGTTTTATAAATGGAAATAAGGTGGTTTATTATTTAAGCTAGATTTACAGTGATTGAACCACCTTTATTTCTATAAGCTATTTTTTATATAGTTACTATAAGATATTATTGAAAGGTGGAAAACAAGATGAATTTAAAAGATATAAATACAAATAGGTTAATATTAATACCTATAACATTGGAAATGACTAAATCTTTAATAGATAAAAGCAGTAAAGAAATTGAGAAACTTGGAATTGAATGTGATAAAGAATGGCCTACAGAAGATACAATGGATATTTTACCTATTATAAATAATTCATTAGAAAAGAGTAAGAGACCAACTGGATTTGAGACTTGGATGATAGTAGACAAAAATAGTAATAAGATAATTGGAGACATAGGTTTTCATGGAACACCTAATGATAAGGGCGAAGTTGAAGTTGGATTTGGACTAGTGGAACATAAAAGAGGAAAAGGTTTCGGATTTGAATCCTTAAAAGCTATTATGTATTGGTTAAATTTTCAAGAAAGTGTTAAAGTTATTAAGGCTGAATGTTTGATTACAAACAAGCCTTCTGCCAGAATATTAGAAAAGGCTGGACTCGAAGAAGTTAATAGAGACAATGAATTAATTTACTGGGAATTTATTAAAACAGTATGATAATAACTTAATATAATAAAGTTTTTTAGTATTTAAAAATAGGTAATCCTGAGAGAAGGATTACCTATTTTTGAATATAAAATTAATAATCTAGTATAATAGAGCTTAAAATTAAATTTATTTGATGTTTATCCAGTATAATTTAATTTAAAGATACTATAACTATTTATATAAGCTGTTAATGCAATATATTGAAGCTTATTATGCAGATAAGTACTAATCTAATAATTGTATAAATTAGTAAAAATCAAATAATAGTACAATAGTACTAGCATATTGTGCCTTCACGGTCTTAATTAAAGAGTTGAACTCATATATAATTATATATATAAGTATTTAATATTTATTATTAAAAAGAAAATTCTATGAAAGAGGGATAATTATGAAAAACTTCACATTAAGAGAAGCTGTGGAGGAGGACGCCCCCATTATCGCTGGTCTTATATATGATACGGAGGATTTTCCAGAGCATATTTGGGGCCAGGGCACAAAAGAAGAAATTTTAAATAGGATTAAGTTATTAGTATTAAGTGATAACTCTAGATATTCTTATTTAAATGTAGAAGTAGCACAGTTAAATGATAAAATTTGTGGAGCTATAATTCTTTTAGACAGTGAAGAGATAGCACAGCTGGATACTAAAACTAGTTTCAAGTTACTTTTTATGATTAAAGGAATTAAAGGAAAAATGAAATTTATAAAAGATTTTATTAAAGGAATGAGTTTAGAAGAGGGTGGAAAAAGAGAACTTTATATAGCAAATTTAGCAACTGATAAATCCGTAAGAGGTCTTGGAATAGGAAAAGAGTTAATGAGATTAGCAGAAAAAATTGCTAAAAAGGAAGGCTATAAAGGATGTTCACTATTGGCTAAGGATAAAAATGTAAGAAAGTTTTATGAAAAATTAGATTATAAATTTGAAAAAGAGGAAAAGTATTGTTCACAATATTTATATAGAATGGTTAAAATGGTTTAAACATTGCCAAAGTAAACCTAAATAAAAAGAATTTATCAAAATAGCTTTAATTTTAAAACCGTAAATATAAATAATACATTTATAAGGCAATTTATTTTGCTAAGCAGTTCTAAATTTGACTTCATTAAAAAACTTTTACCCAGTAGAGACACCATACTTGGTTTCACTACTGCTCCTCACCTCCTGTGAGGAATTACAAAATTTTTTAATTATGTCAAATTAAGAACTACTAAAGCTTATTCATATGCTTAATATATGTATTATTTATATTTACTATATTAAAATTAAAGCTATTTTAGGGTAAACTCTTTGTTTTTATAATTTTTTAATTTTACAATATATGAAAAAATACATAGATATAAATTAATATTAACAATACAAAAATACAAATATATTTTACAAGAATAAATATTATGTTTATTGTAAAAATAATATTTAAGAGAATAATTACATGTTGTTTTTTATAAAAATTAACTAATGTATTGTTAATACATTGGAATTAAAAGGACGTGTTTAATTTATGTGCACTAGTGTGATTTTAAAAACAAAGGATAGAAAAAATTTGTTTGGACGTACAATGGACTTCTCAGTGAAGTTTAATGAATCTGTTCGCTTAATCCCTAGAAATTTTAAATGGACTAATGTAACAGATAAAAATGTTAAAAGTACAAAATATGCTTTTATTGGTATGTCTGTAGTAACAGACAGTCATCCCGTTTTTGCTGATGGTGTAAATGAAAAAGGGTTAACTTGTGCTACTCTTTATTTCCCTGGATTTGCAAAGTATGAGGAGAAAAATATTGAAAATAAAGAAAATATAGCTTGTTATGATTTTGTATTATGGGCACTATCTCAATTTAAAAATTTAGAGGAAGTAAAAAAATCATTGAAAAATGTAGTAATTATTAATAAAGTATTGTCTATATTAAATTTTGCTCCACCCTTGCATTGGATTTTATCTGATAAATCTGGTAAAAGTATAGTGATAGAAAGAACATATAGAGGATTAGAGGTATTTGATAATCCAATTGGTGTTATGACAAATAGTCCTAATTTTGAATGGCATTTAAGCAATTTACGTCAATATATTGGAGTGAGAGCTAAACAATTTGATAATGTTACATGGAATGACTTAGAGTTATCTGCTTTTAGTCAAGGGTCTGGAACTTTTGGATTACCAGGAGATTTTACTCCACCCTCTCGCTTTGTTAGGGCAGTTTATTTAAAAAATAATATTATGGATATTGATAATGAAATTGAAGGAGTAAATGGTATATTTCATATATTGTCTAATTGTGAAATTCCCAAAGGAACAGTTTTAAAATCTGATGGTGCTTGTGATTATACATTATACACTTCTGCAATGTGTAGTGAATCGGCTGCATATTATTATTATACTTATGAAAATCACCAAATTTCAGCTGTTAATTTATTTAATGAAGATTTAGATGCGCTCCTTATGAAAGAGTTTCCAGTCAATAAAGTAGAATCAATTAATAATATAAATTAGTAATATTAGTAATATAAGAAACTATCTTAAATTAAATTTTATTTTGAGATAGTTTTTTATATTGTATCTAATAGCTGCAACTTAGCAGTAGAAGTCTTTGTGGTTAATTAGGAATAGAAATTATTATTCAATAGCAAGAAAAATTTATATGGAAACATAAGTGTATTTATTAGAAAGAAATTAAAATGAAAATAAATAATAATAATTAACTGAAAATAATTATTGACCAATAAGAGAATATATGGAATAATATCATTAAAGAGAATTGTAAAATTCATTAATATATGAATTATAATTGAAGATATAAGGAATATAATATTTAGTTTTATACAAAGAATAAAGTTAGAAAATATAAATTGGAATTTTAGATATGAAAAAGCTTTATGTAAATCATAATTATATTTTAATAGTAAAAATATAATTATATATAATATTGGAGGGATTAATAATGAAGAAAGATTTTTATGAAGCAATAAAAGAAAGACGTACATTTTATGGAATAAGTAAGGAAAAGGTAGTTTCAGATGATAGAATTAAAGAAATTATTGAGCATGCAGTAAAACACACACCATCTGCTTTTAATTCTCAAAGTGCAAGAATTGTACTGTTATTAGGAGATAAACATGACAAATTATGGAGTATCACAAAAGAATCTTTAAGAAAGATAGTACCTGAGGATAAATTTAAAAGTACTGAAGAAAAAATAAATTCTTTTGCTAATGGATATGGAACAGTTTTATATTTTGAAGATATGAGTGTAGTAGAAGATCTTCAGAAGCAATTTGCGTTATATAAAGATAATTTCCCAATATGGTCTCAACAAGCTAGTGGAATGCATCAATTTGTTATATGGACATCATTAGAAATAGAAGGTTTTGGAGCTTCATTGCAACATTATAATGAACTTATTGAAGAGGATCTAAAAAAAGAATGGGATATACCAAACAATTGGAAACTTATAGCTCAAATGCCTTTTGGAAAACCAACTGTAAAACCAGATGAAAAAGAATATAAACCTTTAGAAGAACGTATTAGAATAATTAAATAATAGAAAGAATGATGATATAAAAGGGGCTATCTCACAATAAAATGGAACCTATAGAATGGATATAAGTAAAAAAGAGTCTATTCATATAGGTTCTTTTTATTGTAAAATGCAATATGAGAAGTCCCTTTTTTGTTTTGTAGCCAAATTCTATTTAGAAACTTAATCATTTATTATATATATCTAGATATTTTAAAATACTTTTATATAATAATTTATTTTGAGAAAGTCTATTAATTAAATTAAAGATTAAAATTAATTTATATATGAAGATTGATTTTCTAATCAAATTCTAATCTTTTATTAAAGTCCTTCTAATTTTTACTATATATAATAAAGTCATAAGGTAAAAGAAATTATTAGTTATATGTATTTTCTTAAATATATAATAAAAATGGAGGGATTCTAAAATGAGTGTATCTTTAGAACAAATAGACTTATTAAGAAAGAGAGCAAATGTAAGCTATGAAGAAGCAAAAGAGGTATTAGAAAAATTTGATGGAGATGTTATAGAAGCTTTAGTATATCTTGAAAAGAACAAAAAGATTAGTGAGGAACCATGCTGTGAAAGTAAATTATTAAAAAAAATTAAAATGTTAATTAGAAAAGGTAATAAGACTAAAGTTGTAGTTAGCAAAAAAGAAGAAACTATATTAAAAGTGCCAGTTAATGTGGTTATATTGTGTGCTGTTTTAGCATTTCCGGTTATGATAGCTGCTACTGTAATTGCCTTAGTTACAAAGCATAGCATCAGAGTAGAAAAAAAATCAGGAGAAGATTCTAAAATTAATGATGTTTTAAATAAAGTATCAACTAAAGTTAATAATATAGTTGATGATTTATCTGAAGAAAAAGAAGCTTGTGATTAAATAAATACTAGATAAAAATTATTTCATAAAGTAAGGAAATTACGACTTAAAAGGTAGTTTACCTTTAGTATATTAAAAAGGGATATGTGTCTAGAAGGGCAACTCAATTCGCTAATATATTCTAAATTTGTTTTTATAAAATATATTGAAAAAAATGATAACTCGCTATTCGCTCAAACAATCAGTTTTTTCTAATATATTTTCAAAAAACAAATAAGAATATCTAAGCTTTTTCGAATGCCCTTTACGCCACATATCCCCATTTTTAATATACTGAAGCTAGCCTAGATTTTTTAGATTACATAGTATAAAGCATAGATGAGAGTTAAAAGAATAAATACTGTTAACCAATAAGTATTTATAAAAATTATTTTCAGCAAGGCTCTCATAAAATTTTCCTTAGAAAATTAATGCGTAGCATGACAAAAATGCATTTTCATAACATTTATCTAACTTAAACTTACATTTAATCCTATTTGCGTTAGCAAACAAATTTAATATGATAAAGCTAATAGATTCTTTTTCTATAAGTTTTAACATTAAAAAAGTCATTATAGCTGATATTATTTGCATCATTACTACATTTAAACTATGTCCTATAATTTTTTTGATTTTAAGATTTTGTTTTATCCATTTGAAAAAAAGTTCTATTTCCCAACGTTTTTTATACAACCATGCTATTTCCACAGTTAATAACTTAAACATATCAGTTACAAATGTTATTTCTCTATTTTGAGAATCTACAATTAGTATTTCAATTACAAACTTTAAACACTAGTGTCTTATAATATAAAAAGAAATTCTCATGTATTTAACAGAAAATCTTCTGGCTACGCCGATTATTATGAATAAAATCAATATTTTTTCACATAGAAATACAAATTAATTACTATAGAAAGTCTCCGACCGCGCTAGCGCTTTTTTAGATACTTACATATAGAATTTAGACTTAATTTTATAATTTTTAAACTTATAATTAACTTAACATGAATATTATAATTAAAGATTTTGTGGGTTTCCCTTACAATTGGAAATTATAATAACATCTTTTAAATGCATTAAAATAATAAATACTTTTAGAGAAAATAGATATCTAGAAAAATAATAAGAATACTTTATTTTTATAGCTATCTATTAAGCAAAAGTATTTATTGTTTTAATTCTCACCCTTTAAAGGATGTTAAGTCGTAATTTAAGAATATTACTAAATATACATACTTATATTGTTAAGTAAGATATAATTTATATAAATAGTTTTTTGTTTAGTGAAATAATTTTTGGAGGAATCAAAATGGATAAACAGCGTAAGGGAAAAATTCTTATAGTAGAAGATGAAGTTAAAATTTCTCGTTTTCTTCAACTAGAATTGCAATATGAAGGATATGAAATAGAACAAGCCTATGATGGTAGAGAGGGTTTAAATAAAGCTTTAAATGAAAAATATGATTTAATATTATTAGATATAATGCTTCCTAAGCTAAATGGTATGGAGGTTTGTAGAAGAATACGTCAAATATCAGATATAGCCATAATAATGTTAACGGCTAAGGATGAAACCACAGATATTGTAATGGGATTAGATACTGGTGCTGATGATTATATTAGTAAACCTTTTGCCATAGAAGAACTTTTAGCTAGAATAAGAGTAGCATTTAAAAGAAAAAAGATAGATATAAAATATTCTAATACTATATGTATAAAAGGGTTAGAATTAGATTTAGATAAACATATTGTATACTATAATAAAGAAGTTATAGATCTTACAAAGACTGAGTTTGATTTATTAAAATTCTTTATGGAAAATAAAAATATTGCTTTAAATAGAGATCAAATATTAAATAAGGTATGGGGTTTTGATTATTTAGGAGATACTAATGTGGTAGATGTTTATGTAAGATATTTGAGGACAAAAATTGATAATAAGTATAATGAAAGATTTATATATACAATTAGAGGAGTGGGGTATCTTTTAAAAGATGAATAAAATACTAAGCCTTATAAAGTTTATTAAAGATATTTTTAAATATACTTATATAATTACAAAGCAAGTAATAATAGTAGTTCCAAGAATTATTAAAGCTTTATTAGATAAATTCAAAGTAAGATTAAGGTTTTCTATTACTTTTAAGTTGAATTTTATGTATACACTTATAATATCAATATTACTATTTTTATTCACATATACAGTTTTGTTTGGTTTTAGGTCTTTTTTAATAAAAGAGGCTAAGAGTAACTTAAATATGTATGCAGAAATAGTATCAAATAATATAAAAGATGTGCCAAAAGTTCCAAAGGAATTAATCGATAGCATTGCTAAGAAAGGTAATGTATCTATAAGTATTTTGGAAAATGATAAAAGTGTTGTTTACTCAACCAATAAAAAGACGAAAGAACATTATGGGCATTTTAAAAAGGATTTACCATATCTTATAACAGGAAATGATAATTTAGAAAGATTAATTTTAAATAAAAGTTTTGAATTTAAAAGTGAAATATATTATATACAAGTTATAAGTGATTTACAAAAGGAAAATGAATATCTTCATTTATATTTTATTATTATAGGAGTTCTTGATATTTTCATTTTAATTATAATTATAAAATTTGGTTCTCGTATAGGTAAAAAAGTTGTTGACCCTATAAATGAAATGAATTATACAATAAAAAAGATAAATATACAAAACTTAGATACTCGTCTTAATGTGAAAGGTTTCCATGATGAATTAAGAGAACTTACTCAAACTGTTAATGATATGTTTGATAGAATTGAGGAGTCTTATGAAAATCAAAATCGTTTTGTATCAGACGCTTCCCACGAACTTAGAACCCCTATTGCAGTTATTCAAGGATATGCAAATATGCTTTATAGATGGGGAAAAAATGATAGAGAAGTTTTAGAAGAAGCGGTTACAGCTATTAAAGATGAGTCCGAAAATATGAAGGATTTAGTTGAAAAATTATTATTCTTAGCAAGGGCTGATAAAAAGACTCAGAAGATTCATAAAGAAGAGTTTCATATAAATAAATTATTGGATGAAATTGTACGAGAAACTAGGTTAATAAATTCAAGTCATGATATTATTAATGAAAGTAATGATGATATTTTAATCTTTGCAGATTATAAATTGTTAAAGCAAGCCTTACGAATATTTGTAGATAATAGTTTAAAGTTCACACCTGAACAAGGAAAAATAACTATTGGATCACATATAAATAAAAATAAAGTGGTTATTACAGTTGAAGATACAGGTTTAGGAATTCCAAAGGAGGATATACCTTATATTTTTAATAGATTTTATAGAGTGGATAAGTCTAGGACAAAGGATAAAGGCGGCAGTGGATTAGGACTTTCTATAGCAAAATGGATTGTAAAAGAACACAAAGGTAGTATAGAAGTTAAAAGTAAAGTTAATATGGGAACAAAAATAAGTATATCTATATCTGCAAAGAA
Above is a window of Clostridium sporogenes DNA encoding:
- a CDS encoding GntP family permease translates to MGNAVAGNQMILGLVVGISILVFLILKTKIHTFLALIIAAATTGLVGGMPPNKIIDSISKGFGGTLGSIGIIIGFGVMMGQIFEVSGAAERMARTFIKFLGKKREELALAITGFIVSIPIFCDSGFIILAPLAKAISKKTKKSVVSLGVALGLGLVITHSLVPPTPGPVGVAGIFGVSVGNFILWGIPLAIPMVIAGMIYGKYIGKKIYQIPGEEEDQWIRTEYQEPVYDFEHDEDDKELPSTFMAFAPIITPIIFILVNTILDVLIKQKTINPSGFTNMVQFLGSPIIAVGIGLVIAIYGLAGKLNKEEVINEMEKGIKSAGIIILVTGGGGALGMVLRDSGTGDYIAKSIAGSHMPVVLIPFIIASLVRLIQGSGTVAMITAASITAPIVAASNVNPILAALGACMGSLLFSYFNDSYFWVVNRSLGIKDAKEQIRVWSVTTTIAWAVGLVELILLSFIM
- a CDS encoding GNAT family N-acetyltransferase, whose protein sequence is MNLKDINTNRLILIPITLEMTKSLIDKSSKEIEKLGIECDKEWPTEDTMDILPIINNSLEKSKRPTGFETWMIVDKNSNKIIGDIGFHGTPNDKGEVEVGFGLVEHKRGKGFGFESLKAIMYWLNFQESVKVIKAECLITNKPSARILEKAGLEEVNRDNELIYWEFIKTV
- a CDS encoding GNAT family N-acetyltransferase; this translates as MKNFTLREAVEEDAPIIAGLIYDTEDFPEHIWGQGTKEEILNRIKLLVLSDNSRYSYLNVEVAQLNDKICGAIILLDSEEIAQLDTKTSFKLLFMIKGIKGKMKFIKDFIKGMSLEEGGKRELYIANLATDKSVRGLGIGKELMRLAEKIAKKEGYKGCSLLAKDKNVRKFYEKLDYKFEKEEKYCSQYLYRMVKMV
- the bsh gene encoding choloylglycine hydrolase; its protein translation is MCTSVILKTKDRKNLFGRTMDFSVKFNESVRLIPRNFKWTNVTDKNVKSTKYAFIGMSVVTDSHPVFADGVNEKGLTCATLYFPGFAKYEEKNIENKENIACYDFVLWALSQFKNLEEVKKSLKNVVIINKVLSILNFAPPLHWILSDKSGKSIVIERTYRGLEVFDNPIGVMTNSPNFEWHLSNLRQYIGVRAKQFDNVTWNDLELSAFSQGSGTFGLPGDFTPPSRFVRAVYLKNNIMDIDNEIEGVNGIFHILSNCEIPKGTVLKSDGACDYTLYTSAMCSESAAYYYYTYENHQISAVNLFNEDLDALLMKEFPVNKVESINNIN
- a CDS encoding nitroreductase family protein, encoding MKKDFYEAIKERRTFYGISKEKVVSDDRIKEIIEHAVKHTPSAFNSQSARIVLLLGDKHDKLWSITKESLRKIVPEDKFKSTEEKINSFANGYGTVLYFEDMSVVEDLQKQFALYKDNFPIWSQQASGMHQFVIWTSLEIEGFGASLQHYNELIEEDLKKEWDIPNNWKLIAQMPFGKPTVKPDEKEYKPLEERIRIIK
- a CDS encoding DUF4342 domain-containing protein, which produces MSVSLEQIDLLRKRANVSYEEAKEVLEKFDGDVIEALVYLEKNKKISEEPCCESKLLKKIKMLIRKGNKTKVVVSKKEETILKVPVNVVILCAVLAFPVMIAATVIALVTKHSIRVEKKSGEDSKINDVLNKVSTKVNNIVDDLSEEKEACD
- a CDS encoding transposase, which gives rise to MFKLLTVEIAWLYKKRWEIELFFKWIKQNLKIKKIIGHSLNVVMMQIISAIMTFLMLKLIEKESISFIILNLFANANRIKCKFKLDKCYENAFLSCYALIF
- a CDS encoding response regulator transcription factor, with translation MDKQRKGKILIVEDEVKISRFLQLELQYEGYEIEQAYDGREGLNKALNEKYDLILLDIMLPKLNGMEVCRRIRQISDIAIIMLTAKDETTDIVMGLDTGADDYISKPFAIEELLARIRVAFKRKKIDIKYSNTICIKGLELDLDKHIVYYNKEVIDLTKTEFDLLKFFMENKNIALNRDQILNKVWGFDYLGDTNVVDVYVRYLRTKIDNKYNERFIYTIRGVGYLLKDE
- a CDS encoding HAMP domain-containing histidine kinase; its protein translation is MNKILSLIKFIKDIFKYTYIITKQVIIVVPRIIKALLDKFKVRLRFSITFKLNFMYTLIISILLFLFTYTVLFGFRSFLIKEAKSNLNMYAEIVSNNIKDVPKVPKELIDSIAKKGNVSISILENDKSVVYSTNKKTKEHYGHFKKDLPYLITGNDNLERLILNKSFEFKSEIYYIQVISDLQKENEYLHLYFIIIGVLDIFILIIIIKFGSRIGKKVVDPINEMNYTIKKINIQNLDTRLNVKGFHDELRELTQTVNDMFDRIEESYENQNRFVSDASHELRTPIAVIQGYANMLYRWGKNDREVLEEAVTAIKDESENMKDLVEKLLFLARADKKTQKIHKEEFHINKLLDEIVRETRLINSSHDIINESNDDILIFADYKLLKQALRIFVDNSLKFTPEQGKITIGSHINKNKVVITVEDTGLGIPKEDIPYIFNRFYRVDKSRTKDKGGSGLGLSIAKWIVKEHKGSIEVKSKVNMGTKISISISAKNKD